A portion of the Sabethes cyaneus chromosome 3, idSabCyanKW18_F2, whole genome shotgun sequence genome contains these proteins:
- the LOC128742892 gene encoding U7 snRNA-associated Sm-like protein LSm10 has translation MSAASVKREIYRSLNELVCLPQCLVGQNILIDMRNETSVAGKITNVDGFMTIFMKNAVYIDELGKHYQMEEFMIYPRCVRYIHIPETITIVPALEEHIAKMTARKPKNPTKMTFKIKRARQYQQQTLAENKMV, from the exons ATGAGCGCTGCAAGTGTTAAAAGAGAAATTTATCGTTCATTAAATGAGCTGGTGTGCCTACCGCAGTGTTTGGTTGGTCAAAATATTCTAATTGATATGCGGAATGAAACATCGGTAGCCGGGAAAATAACGAACGTTGATGG ATTTATGaccattttcatgaaaaatgctgTCTACATCGACGAACTGGGTAAACACTATCAAATGGAAGAATTCATGATATATCCGCGATGTGTTCGATACATCCATATTCCAGAAACG ATTACGATCGTACCAGCATTGGAGGAACACATCGCGAAAATGACCGCACGGAAACCGAAAAACCCTACTAAGATGACATTTAAAATAAAGCGGGCTCGGCAATATCAACAGCAAACGTTAGCTGAGAACAAGATGGTATGA
- the LOC128742891 gene encoding 5'-nucleotidase domain-containing protein 1 encodes MGSKAVTVTSVLLRQSSGALLSTASANFGYDTLQLLRFLPAGINTLSRQQATREVFNRKCIRCYSRYSANRIMTGTDTFRFSDYDCVGFDLDNTLLRYHIGNMIELEYDIMSKYLVEQRGYSGRYLLQPLDVDFLQKGLIIDFQRGNILKLGPDGTIHQATHGTKKMAEAEIIAYYGSDKRWSVTTEYCENMLVAWNGPLSEKIRTVLDYFDICATLLFGRIIDTLDEDAHERIGLYNVWPDLLDALVNMYSREHFGRNVGGYFEALKQHPDKYLQKASPELVSWLRELKKTKTTFLVTGSHIDFANFTASYALGPDWPELFDVVVGFAKKPGFFIGAKPFIRLEGTTETEPLTPSQLERNHMYSQGNWRDLTVLLQRLSHKQNPRYLYIGDNLIQDVYTPVKFTKADTVAIVEEMTAEGMKGNPLRHPDALYLQSNFWGSYFVANSNPRLQEEPSLWADLIKRHARICVPTMDEIIQYPLDHSFNSFTESLACVDGYYPAEPMKLVN; translated from the coding sequence ATGGGATCGAAAGCAGTGACAGTGACATCAGTTTTGCTGCGACAGAGCTCTGGTGCGTTGTTATCCACTGCTAGTGCTAACTTCGGTTACGACACATTGCAATTATTGCGGTTCCTCCCAGCTGGAATAAATACTCTATCACGCCAACAAGCCACACGCGAAGTTTTTAATCGGAAGTGTATTCGATGCTATTCGCGCTATTCAGCCAATAGAATCATGACGGGTACTGATACGTTTCGATTCTCGGACTACGACTGTGTAGGCTTCGATTTGGATAACACTTTGCTACGGTATCATATAGGTAATATGATAGAGCTGGAATATGACATCATGTCTAAATATTTGGTAGAGCAACGAGGATACTCCGGTCGTTATCTGTTACAACCTCTGGACGTGGATTTCTTACAAAAAGGATTGATCATTGATTTTCAACGAGGAAACATATTGAAATTAGGCCCCGACGGAACCATTCATCAGGCCACACACGGTACTAAAAAGATGGCTGAAGCGGAAATAATAGCCTATTACGGCAGTGATAAACGGTGGTCCGTAACGACGGAATATTGTGAAAATATGCTAGTGGCCTGGAATGGTCCGCTTTCTGAAAAAATTCGAACTGTGCTCGATTACTTCGATATTTGTGCCACACTACTGTTCGGCAGAATAATAGACACATTAGATGAAGATGCCCATGAGCGTATAGGACTCTACAACGTATGGCCAGACCTGCTGGATGCATTGGTTAACATGTACTCGAGAGAACATTTTGGTCGAAACGTTGGAGGTTACTTTGAAGCACTGAAACAACATCCAGATAAATATCTGCAAAAAGCATCACCGGAACTAGTTTCTTGGCTAAGGGAactgaaaaagacgaaaacaacCTTCCTTGTTACCGGGTCGCATATCGATTTTGCCAATTTTACTGCATCTTATGCTCTTGGGCCCGATTGGCCGGAGCTGTTCGATGTTGTAGTTGGATTCGCCAAAAAACCCGGATTTTTTATTGGTGCCAAACCATTCATTCGCTTAGAAGGTACTACTGAAACGGAGCCTTTAACCCCGTCACAACTTGAGCGAAATCATATGTACTCCCAGGGTAATTGGCGTGACCTGACTGTTCTCCTACAGCGTCTGTCGCACAAACAAAATCCTCGATATCTCTACATTGGAGATAACCTAATTCAAGATGTGTACACCCCTGTTAAATTCACCAAAGCTGATACGGTTGCCATTGTAGAAGAAATGACGGCGGAAGGCATGAAGGGCAATCCTCTCCGACATCCGGACGCGCTCTATTTGCAGTCCAACTTTTGGGGTTCCTATTTTGTAGCCAATTCAAATCCTCGTCTCCAGGAGGAACCATCGTTGTGGGCCGATCTTATTAAGCGACACGCACGTATCTGTGTCCCTACTATGGATGAAATTATACAATACCCGCTGGATCACAGTTTCAATAGTTTCACTGAAAGTTTAGCATGTGTTGATGGATATTATCCGGCGGAACCAATGAAACTGGTTAACTAG
- the LOC128742889 gene encoding uncharacterized protein LOC128742889 yields MYANGYKYWLAYKKGTSGYYRCCRYKISCPGRCVIDEDGVIRSTTAHNHPPEADKVIVDRFRKVLTQRAARESTDLHVIYLEEATNRHSDASLLYTFSQAESCMRKARRKQHPQEPSSIEELKEILDNSDLFRIHSGSTRDDFYQTMITLESTTCLILWHYKTIDMIGRVDELYVDCSLSLELNSTCKYYLLVALVVRQHFCTPIFYSIMTAKSHSGFAAIFAYVREQLGAAISPSVILTEANDVMHNALEITFPEATVKVYWHHYTTAVLNRMRQLGLSRETAKGHPSSGLRMLLVVPLLPANYMTPGLEALKKWMNEKNIFTHGFCRLCDYVEQSWLGALGAKKLSLFGQRHSLDCQIKNFLKDFKSQEGLEQRISIWRVLEILTQLATKHFVKLSKINKRTQAEKIPKPIKKVQQVQETVINNATQMWIKTAVHLRNPLQFLQLSSHCINDAMITESMPVPMGSTVSTKKVPLAVLEPTPITTEYVGSFDPILEKSDRSQLAIPSSDPPPLAFFPKVMVKRASVGSVSQFNYNQSEPPPLVPISSPGKGRMIHSNNGQQQQSENRKIA; encoded by the exons ATGTATGCGAATGGATACAAATACTGGCTCGCGTACAAAAAGGGTACTTCAGG CTACTACCGCTGTTGTCGGTACAAGATCAGTTGCCCCGGCCGATGCGTTATTGATGAGGATGGAGTCATACGAAGCACCACCGCACACAATCATCCTCCAGAGGCAGATAAAGTGATTGTTGACCGTTTCCGTAAAGTCCTTACACAGCGTGCTGCTCGTGAAAGTACCGATTTACATGTGATTTATTTGGAGGAAGCTACCAATCGGCACTCGGACGCTTCTCTGCTGTATACGTTTTCGCAAGCCGAATCTTGCATGAGAAAAGCACGTCGAAAACAACATCCTCAAGAGCCGAGCAGTATTGAAGAATTAAAGGAAATTTTAGATAATTCCGATCTGTTTAGAATACATAGCGGAAGTACTCGAGATGATTTTTATCAAACTATGATTACTTTAGAAAGTACTACTTGCTTGATATTGTGGCATTACAAAACAATTGACATGATTGGAAGAGTAGATGAATTGTACGTCGATTGCAGCTTGTCTCTGGAACTAAACTCTACCTGCAAGTATTATTTATTGGTAGCATTAGTTGTTCGACAGCATTTCTGCACTCCCATATTCTACTCCATTATGACGGCAAAATCTCATTCTGGTTTTGCTGCCATTTTTGCATATGTGCGAGAGCAATTGGGAGCAGCAATCTCTCCTAGCGTTATTTTAACCGAAGCGAATGATGTAATGCATAATGCACTGGAAATCACTTTCCCCGAGGCAACAGTTAAGGTGTATTGGCATCATTATACGACTGCAGTTCTGAATCGGATGCGGCAGCTAGGACTTAGTCGTGAAACCGCGAAGGGTCATCCTAGTAGTGGTCTACGGATGTTACTAGTTGTACCGTTGCTTCCAGCGAACTATATGACACCTGGACTGGAAGCACTTAagaaatggatgaatgagaaaAAT aTTTTTACTCATGGCTTTTGCCGACTTTGTGATTATGTGGAGCAATCGTGGTTAGGAGCATTAGGAGCGAAAAAACTGTCTCTATTTGGGCAACGCCATAGTTTAGACTGCCAAATAAAGAACTTTCTGAAAGATTTCAAAAGTCAGGAAGGCCTTGAGCAACGCATTTCGATATGGCGAGTGTTGGAAATTCTCACCCAACTTGCAACCAAACACTTTgtaaagttaagcaaaattaataAACGAACTCAAGCTGAAAAAATCCCGAAGCCAATCAAAAAAGTTCAACAAGTACAGGAAACTGTCATCAACAATGCAACTCAGATGTGGATCAAAACAGCGGTCCATTTGCGAAATCCACTTCAGTTTCTGCAGTTAAGCAGCCATTGTATTAATGACGCTATGATCACAGAATCAATGCCAGTGCCCATGGGGAGCACTGTTTCAACGAAGAAAGTGCCTTTAGCTGTTCTAGAACCAACACCCATTACAACCGAGTACGTAGGTAGTTTCGATCCGatcttggaaaaatctgaccGGTCGCAACTTGCTATTCCATCAAGTGATCCACCACCGTTGGCATTTTTCCCAAAAGTGATGGTGAAAAGGGCCAGCGTTGGATCAGTCTCGCAATTCAATTATAATCAATCAGAACCACCTCCTCTGGTGCCTATCTCCAGTCCCGGTAAGGGCCGTATGATACACTCTAACAATGGCCAACAGCAGCAGTCCGAAAACAGAAAGATCGCGTAA
- the LOC128743205 gene encoding prostaglandin E2 receptor EP2 subtype, with protein sequence MTDATLNNSMLGYFADPENTSDSLMDFNLGNLTNAAPKPLGKPCYFLIGVSYVFGCAGSLIALIYLWQRKNVRNTKHSLMLKCLLTNDLIGLTGMFVQMYLQSSLPEQLTKEYIHYFCIFRVVWRVFGISSGCVAFVMALERYIALTKPFFYHKHVSDKMIRRSIFLLWAIGAFFTFLPLFGFGIYYDEKKQDCVRYREATELTDVAYAYLFFAVGIILCIGIVICNLSVRKVLYQSHHKMRRQFRSVQPTPMLERSTTRISQKSASFTDSSIFRMMGEPTTEEIRFAKLMTFLSISFLACWLPQMVSIVLSQLLEKPLRDRYSWFFRLSDILILLHFMLDPYIYVLFRQSRRSDFRTMIRYVFSRNQFNIVETALSPIQKTINSSPLP encoded by the exons ATGACTGATGCCACTCTTAACAATTCCATGCTGGGGTATTTTGCGGATCCGGAAAATACGAGCGACAGTCTGATGGATTTTAATTTGGGAAACTTAACGAACGCTGCGCCAAAACCCTTAGGAAAACCGTGCTATTTTCTAATAGGGGTATCGTACGTCTTTGGCTGCGCTGGTAGTCTAATAGCACTGATTTATCTGTGGCAGAGGAAAAACGTGCGGAATACCAAACATTCCCTAATGCTAAA ATGTTTACTCACCAACGATCTGATCGGATTAACGGGGATGTTTGTGCAGATGTACCTGCAGTCTTCTCTACCGGAGCAACTCACCAAAGAATATATACACTATTTCTGCATTTTCCGGGTAGTTTGGCGTGTGTTCGGCATCAGTTCCGGCTGCGTTGCGTTCGTCATGGCACTCGAACGGTACATAGCTCTAACGAAGCCGTTCTTCTATCACAAG CATGTGTCCGATAAAATGATTAGAAGGTCGATTTTCCTACTCTGGGCAATCGGAGCATTCTTCACGTTCCTCCCACTTTTTGGCTTCGGAATCTACTACGACGAGAAGAAGCAGGATTGCGTTCGATATAGGGAAGCCACGGAACTGACCGACGTCGCCTACGCGTATCTGTTCTTCGCCGTTg GTATCATACTCTGCATCGGTATCGTGATTTGCAATCTGAGCGTACGGAAAGTTTTGTACCAGTCACACCACAAAATGCGTCGCCAGTTTCGCTCGGTTCAACCAACTCCGATGCTGGAGCGATCCACCACTCGAATTTCCCAAAAATCGGCCAGCTTCACCGATTCCTCCATTTTTCGCATGATGGGCGAGCCTACGACGGAGGAAATTCGATTCGCCAAGCTGATGACCTTTCTTAGCATCAGTTTTTTGGCCTGCTGGCTTCCCCAGATG GTTTCGATAGTGCTGTCCCAGCTGCTGGAGAAACCGTTGCGAGATCGATATAGCTGGTTTTTCCGCCTGTCGGACATCCTGATTCTGTTACATTTTATGCTTGACCCGTACATCTACGTCCTGTTCAGACAAAGCCGTCGAAGCGACTTTCGGACCATGATCCGGTACGTGTTCAGTCGGAATCAGTTCAACATCGTGGAAACGGCCCTCAGTCCTATACAAAAGACAATCAACTCGTCTCCTCTGCCGTAG